A DNA window from Luteolibacter luteus contains the following coding sequences:
- a CDS encoding TetR/AcrR family transcriptional regulator — translation MPAGNLPPEPKRGSAAAKLLEAAPAVFARDGLSGATTREIAKEAGVNEVTLFRNFQTKEGLLGAVLEKLFERKADPLAERFDNLPQDASLQETVTAFAESDHAMLMRNIAMVRVLVGEIHKFEEHEMKVLRAIFKPRREQLVKRLRAAQARGEVIDSVDPVIVVDQLVGMIFTHALRSDCPMKLEYGRERYVKACVDMVVRAIAKDPS, via the coding sequence ATGCCTGCCGGAAATCTCCCTCCCGAACCCAAGCGCGGCAGCGCCGCTGCCAAGTTGCTCGAAGCGGCCCCCGCGGTTTTTGCCCGCGATGGCCTGAGCGGCGCCACCACCCGGGAGATCGCGAAGGAGGCGGGCGTCAACGAGGTGACGCTCTTCCGGAACTTCCAAACCAAGGAAGGCCTGCTCGGCGCGGTTCTGGAGAAACTCTTCGAGCGCAAGGCCGATCCCCTCGCCGAGCGCTTCGACAATCTACCGCAAGACGCCTCGCTCCAAGAAACCGTCACCGCCTTCGCCGAGTCCGATCACGCCATGCTGATGCGGAATATCGCGATGGTCCGCGTCCTCGTCGGGGAGATCCACAAGTTCGAGGAGCACGAAATGAAAGTGCTCCGCGCCATTTTCAAGCCGCGCCGCGAGCAACTCGTGAAGCGCCTCCGCGCCGCACAAGCCCGCGGCGAGGTGATCGACTCGGTCGATCCCGTCATCGTGGTCGATCAGCTTGTTGGCATGATCTTCACCCACGCGCTCCGCAGCGATTGCCCGATGAAGCTGGAGTATGGCCGCGAGCGCTACGTGAAGGCTTGCGTGGACATGGTGGTCCGCGCGATTGCGAAAGATCCCTCCTGA